A window of Cucurbita pepo subsp. pepo cultivar mu-cu-16 chromosome LG06, ASM280686v2, whole genome shotgun sequence contains these coding sequences:
- the LOC111797150 gene encoding BTB/POZ domain-containing protein At1g55760-like, protein MSDSAYRVETTSRLAQWRIENLASCTYRKSDPFKIGKWKWHLSVEKNKLLYVKLYPEISSVTRANPPIVSFIIRVVSSVGDRKALTHPEIIDKQLKNNDDFIWPIEVPLTGKFIIDVEFLDLKTASPEGGEPSSIWADGLTQQRSNSRALISLGRMLKESIHTDIIINASDGSVRAHRAILASRSPVFHSMFSHDLKEKELSTINISDMSFEACQALLNYLYGNIQHEEFLVHRLALLHAADKYDIDDLKEACHDSLLEDIDAKNVLERLQNASLYQLPKLKTSCMQYLVKFGKILDIRDEFNVFLQNAERDLIAEIFHEILNAWKGF, encoded by the exons ATGAGTGACTCAGCATACAGGGTAGAAACCACATCCCGTCTTGCCCAATGGAGGATCGAAAATCTAGCTTCCTGCACCTACCGCAAATCCGATCCTTTCAAAATCGGCAAGTGGAAATG GCATTTATCGGTGGAAAAAAACAAGCTTTTATATGTTAAATTATACCCAGAGATATCGAGCGTAACAAGGGCCAATCCCCCGATTGTATCTTTCATCATCCGAGTGGTTTCCTCTGTAGGAGATCGGAAGGCTTTGACTCATCCAG AAATTATAGACAAACAGCTCAAAAACAACGACGACTTTATTTGGCCAATTGAAGTTCCATTAACGGGAAAGTTCATTATTGATGTCGAATTCCTTGACTTGAAGACTGCCTCACCCGAG GGTGGGGAACCTTCCTCCATCTGGGCGGATGGATTGACACAACAACGATCGAATTCAAGAGCTCTTATTTCATTGGGTCGAATGTTGAAGGAAAGCATCCACACCGATATCATAATTAATGCATCTGATGGAAGTGTTAGAGCACATCGTGCTATTCTTGCTTCACGATCACCTGTTTTCCACAGCATGTTTTCACATGACCTGAAAGAAAAGGAACTATCTACGATAAACATCTCTGATATGTCTTTTGAAGCTTGTCAGGCACTTCTTAATTATCTGTATGGTAATATCCAACATGAAGAGTTCCTCGTCCATAGACTGGCACTTCTTCATGCAGCTGATAAATATGACATAGATGACCTAAAAGAAGCCTGCCATGATAGTctgctagaagatattgaTGCCAAAAATGTTCTTGAAAGACTCCAAAATGCATCTCTTTATCAATTGCCAAAACTGAAGACCAGCTGCATGCAGTATCTTGTGAAGTTTGGCAAGATACTCGACATCCGAGATGAATTCAATGTCTTTCTGCAAAATGCAGAAAGGGACCTAATAGCTGAGATCTTCCATGAAATTCTTAATGCTTGGAAAGGTTTCTAG
- the LOC111797399 gene encoding DNA damage-inducible protein 1 isoform X2, giving the protein MKITVMTADEQILSLDVDPNESVENVKALLEVETQVPLQRQQLLYNGKEMKNFEKLSGLGVKDEDLIMMVSAGASSASTNNLSFNPDGSAVNPEAFQQHIRRDSNTMAQLFQSDPELAQAIVGNNLNNLQQILRERHRQRSVLQRQQEEEMALLYADPFDVEAQKKIEAAIRQKGIDENWAAALEHNPEAFARVVMLYVDMEVNGVPLKAFVDSGAQSTIISKSCAEKCGLLRLLDQRYKGIARGVGQSEILGQIHVAPIKIGNIFYPCSFLVLDSPNMDFLFGLDMLRKHQCIIDLKENVLRVGGGEVAVPFLQEKDLPPSLFDEERLSKEASSSGAPVASSPSDNSRNARAGQPTGHVGGEAQGPEFEAKVAKLVELGFQREAVIQALKLFEGNEEQAAGFLFG; this is encoded by the exons atgaaAATCACTGTAATGACAGCCGACGAACAGATTCTTTCCTTGGATGTTGATCCCAATGAATCT GTGGAAAACGTGAAAGCTCTGCTGGAGGTTGAG ACCCAAGTACCGCTTCAGCGGCAGCAGCTGCTGTACAATGGTAAGGAGatgaaaaattttgaaaaattgagtGGCTTGGGTGTTAAAGACGAAGATTTGATTATGATGGTATCTGCTGGTGCTTCTAG TGCTTCTACCAATAACTTGAGCTTCAACCCAGATGGTTCTGCAGTGAACCCTGAAGCCTTTCAGCAACACATTAGGCGTGATTCAAATACAATGGCTCAACTTTTTCAG AGTGACCCTGAATTGGCACAAGCTATTGTTGGAAACAACCTTAATAATCTACAACAGATTTTAAGAGAGCGTCATCGTCAGAGATCTGTATTACAGCGTCAACAAGAAGAGGAGATG GCCCTTCTGTATGCAGATCCTTTTGATGTTGAGGCCCAAAAGAAGATTGAAGCTGCTATTCGTCAG AAAGGAATTGATGAAAATTGGGCTGCAGCTCTTGAACACAATCCTGAAGCTTTTGCAAGAGTG GTCATGTTGTACGTTGACATGGAAGTTAATGGTGTTCCATTAAAG GCATTTGTTGATAGCGGAGCTCAATCAACAATTATATCAAAAAGCTGTGCTGAGAAATGTGG NTTGTTAAGGCTTTTAGATCAACGCTACAAGGGCATTGCTCGTGGAGTAGGCCAATCAGAGATCTTAGGTCAAATCCATGTAGCTCCAATCAAG ATTGGTAATATATTCTACCCCTGCTCATTTCTGGTGCTGGATTCTCCAAATATGGACTTCCTGTTTGGTCTGGATATGCTACGGAAACACCAG TGTATTATCGATTTGAAGGAGAATGTTTTGAGAGTTGGTGGAGGAGAGGTCGCTGTACCATTTTTGCAAG AGAAAGATCTTCCCCCTTCTCTTTTTGATGAGGAAAGGCTCTCCAAGGAAGCCTCTAGCTCTGGAGCGCCA GTGGCTTCATCCCCATCAGATAACAGCAGAAATGCAAGAGCTGGCCAGCCTACAG GACATGTTGGGGGAGAGGCTCAG GGTCCGGAATTCGAAGCGAAAGTAGCCAAGCTTGTAGAATTGGGATTCCAAAGAGAGGCTGTAATACAAGCTCTGAAACTATTCGAGGGAAATGAAGAACAGGCTGCTGGGTTTCTTTTTGGATGA
- the LOC111797399 gene encoding DNA damage-inducible protein 1 isoform X1 → MKITVMTADEQILSLDVDPNESVENVKALLEVETQVPLQRQQLLYNGKEMKNFEKLSGLGVKDEDLIMMVSAGASSASTNNLSFNPDGSAVNPEAFQQHIRRDSNTMAQLFQSDPELAQAIVGNNLNNLQQILRERHRQRSVLQRQQEEEMALLYADPFDVEAQKKIEAAIRQKGIDENWAAALEHNPEAFARVVMLYVDMEVNGVPLKAFVDSGAQSTIISKSCAEKCGLLRLLDQRYKGIARGVGQSEILGQIHVAPIKIGNIFYPCSFLVLDSPNMDFLFGLDMLRKHQCIIDLKENVLRVGGGEVAVPFLQEKDLPPSLFDEERLSKEASSSGAPVASSPSDNSRNARAGQPTAGHVGGEAQGPEFEAKVAKLVELGFQREAVIQALKLFEGNEEQAAGFLFG, encoded by the exons atgaaAATCACTGTAATGACAGCCGACGAACAGATTCTTTCCTTGGATGTTGATCCCAATGAATCT GTGGAAAACGTGAAAGCTCTGCTGGAGGTTGAG ACCCAAGTACCGCTTCAGCGGCAGCAGCTGCTGTACAATGGTAAGGAGatgaaaaattttgaaaaattgagtGGCTTGGGTGTTAAAGACGAAGATTTGATTATGATGGTATCTGCTGGTGCTTCTAG TGCTTCTACCAATAACTTGAGCTTCAACCCAGATGGTTCTGCAGTGAACCCTGAAGCCTTTCAGCAACACATTAGGCGTGATTCAAATACAATGGCTCAACTTTTTCAG AGTGACCCTGAATTGGCACAAGCTATTGTTGGAAACAACCTTAATAATCTACAACAGATTTTAAGAGAGCGTCATCGTCAGAGATCTGTATTACAGCGTCAACAAGAAGAGGAGATG GCCCTTCTGTATGCAGATCCTTTTGATGTTGAGGCCCAAAAGAAGATTGAAGCTGCTATTCGTCAG AAAGGAATTGATGAAAATTGGGCTGCAGCTCTTGAACACAATCCTGAAGCTTTTGCAAGAGTG GTCATGTTGTACGTTGACATGGAAGTTAATGGTGTTCCATTAAAG GCATTTGTTGATAGCGGAGCTCAATCAACAATTATATCAAAAAGCTGTGCTGAGAAATGTGG NTTGTTAAGGCTTTTAGATCAACGCTACAAGGGCATTGCTCGTGGAGTAGGCCAATCAGAGATCTTAGGTCAAATCCATGTAGCTCCAATCAAG ATTGGTAATATATTCTACCCCTGCTCATTTCTGGTGCTGGATTCTCCAAATATGGACTTCCTGTTTGGTCTGGATATGCTACGGAAACACCAG TGTATTATCGATTTGAAGGAGAATGTTTTGAGAGTTGGTGGAGGAGAGGTCGCTGTACCATTTTTGCAAG AGAAAGATCTTCCCCCTTCTCTTTTTGATGAGGAAAGGCTCTCCAAGGAAGCCTCTAGCTCTGGAGCGCCA GTGGCTTCATCCCCATCAGATAACAGCAGAAATGCAAGAGCTGGCCAGCCTACAG CAGGACATGTTGGGGGAGAGGCTCAG GGTCCGGAATTCGAAGCGAAAGTAGCCAAGCTTGTAGAATTGGGATTCCAAAGAGAGGCTGTAATACAAGCTCTGAAACTATTCGAGGGAAATGAAGAACAGGCTGCTGGGTTTCTTTTTGGATGA
- the LOC111797453 gene encoding chaperone protein dnaJ 11, chloroplastic-like yields MSATKLFAFPMASLHLATGSRRSQASFYDVLRVKNNASSIEIKTAYRSLAKIYHPDSTRRSECDSFDDDDDYGDGCSFLEIHSAYETLSDPETRAQYDLALASFTRRPFLRSRSRPHRRWETDQCW; encoded by the coding sequence ATGTCCGCCACCAAGCTCTTCGCATTCCCGATGGCTTCTCTCCATCTCGCCACCGGATCGCGCCGTTCGCAAGCCAGTTTCTACGATGTTCTCCGCGTCAAGAACAACGCATCCTCCATCGAGATCAAGACCGCCTACCGGAGTCTGGCCAAGATTTACCATCCTGATTCCACGAGAAGATCGGAGTGCGATTCTTTtgacgatgatgatgattatgGTGATGGATGCAGTTTCCTCGAGATTCACAGTGCGTACGAGACGCTTTCGGATCCGGAAACTAGGGCTCAATACGACCTCGCTTTGGCTTCTTTTACGAGACGGCCGTTTCTTCGATCGCGGTCTAGACCGCACCGGCGATGGGAAACGGATCAGTGCTGGTAG
- the LOC111797668 gene encoding probable galactinol--sucrose galactosyltransferase 1 — MTVGAGITLSNGDFTVLGNPVLSDVHTNITVSPAPGGGVMNGAFIGVKSDQTGCRRVFPVGKLIGLRFMCGFRFKLWWMTQRMGNSGKEIPVETQFLVVEVCNGSNVAGNKEEGAAVYTVFLPILEGDFRAVLQGNENNELEICLESGDPAVDGFEGSHLVFVAAGSDPFDTITYAVKSVENHLQTFAHRERKKVPDILNWFGWCTWNAFYTEVDSDGVKHGLESLEKGGIPPKFVIIDDGWQTVRKEATSTDCKDDNPTIFEDRLTNIKENYKFQKDGKKGERVENPELGLQHIVSYLKEKHATKYVYVWHAMAGYWGGVSSGVKEMERYEPELAYPVASPGVESSEPCDALNSITKTGLGLVNPEKVFDFYNEQHSYLASAGVDGVKVDAQSILETLGAGHGGRVKLTRKYHQALEASVSRNFRDNGIISSMSHNTDGLYSSKRNAVIRTSDDFWPKDPATHTTHIAAVAYNSLFLGEFMQPDWDMFHSVHPMADYHGAARAVGGCAIYVSDKPGQHDFDLLKKLVLPDGSVLRAKLPGRPTKDCLFTDPARDGKSLLKIWNLNDHSGVLGVFNCQGAGWCKYEKKNLIHDENPDTITGVIRAKDVSYLSKIAGDSSTEDAVMFSHLRGEVVYLPRDASMPITLKPREYDVFTVVPVKELANGVKFAPIGLIKMFNSGGAVKELNHRLGSSNVSLKVRGSGPFGAYSSSKPKRVAVDSEDVEFIFDEGTGLITVDLRVPEKELYLWDIGMEL, encoded by the exons ATGACGGTTGGTGCTGGAATCACTTTGTCCAATGGGGATTTCACGGTGTTGGGAAATCCTGTCTTGTCTGATGTTCATACTAATATCACTGTCTCGCCGGCGCCTGGCGGCGGCGTGATGAACGGCGCCTTCATCGGAGTGAAATCTGATCAGACTGGTTGCCGGAGAGTTTTCCCTGTTGGGAAACTGAT TGGGTTGAGATTCATGTGTGGTTTTCGATTCAAATTGTGGTGGATGACTCAAAGAATGGGGAATTCCGGCAAGGAAATTCCGGTCGAGACTCAGTTTCTGGTGGTTGAAGTATGTAACGGCTCTAATGTCGCCGGAAATAAAGAGGAGGGAGCCGCCGTGTACACTGTGTTTCTTCCTATACTTGAAGGCGATTTCAGAGCTGTTCTTCAGGGAAATGAGAATAATGAGCTCGAAATCTGCTTGGAAAGTG GAGATCCTGCTGTAGATGGGTTCGAGGGTAGCCATTTAGTCTTTGTGGCTGCTGGATCAGACCCATTTGATACCATTACATATGCAGTGAA GTCTGTTGAGAATCATTTGCAAACCTTTGCTCATCGTGAGCGGAAGAAG GTGCCTGATATTTTGAACTGGTTCGGCTGGTGCACATGGAACGCTTTCTACACCGAGGTCGACTCGGACGGGGTGAAGCACGGACTCGAGAG CTTAGAGAAAGGGGGAATTCCTCCCAAGTTTGTGATTATTGATGATGGATGGCAAACAGTTAGAAAGGAGGCTACTAGCACTGATTGCAAAGATGATAACCCGACTAT CTTTGAAGACAGGTTAACGAACATAAAAGAGAATTACAAGTTTCAGAAAGATGGTAAAAAGGGCGAGCGAGTCGAGAATCCCGAGCTCGGTCTCCAGCATATCGTGTCGTACTTGAAAGAGAAGCACGCAACGAAGTATGTCTATGTTTGGCATGCCATGGCAGGCTACTGGGGTGGTGTGAGTTCTGGAGTTAAAGAGATGGAACGATACGAGCCTGAGCTTGCATATCCCGTTGCGTCTCCTGGGGTCGAGTCGAGCGAGCCGTGTGATGCTTTGAATAGCATCACGAAAACTGGACTTGGTCTTGTGAATCCTGAAAAAGTTTTTGATTTCTACAATGAACAACACTCTTATCTTGCATCTGCTGGTGTCGACGGAGTTAAAGTCGATGCTCAAAGCATTCTCGAGACACTCGGGGCAGGCCACGGTGGAAGAGTTAAACTGACTAGAAAGTATCACCAGGCGCTCGAGGCATCGGTTTCCCGAAACTTTCGTGATAACGGGATCATTTCGAGCATGAGTCACAATACCGACGGTTTATACAG TTCGAAGCGGAACGCTGTTATCCGAACGTCGGACGATTTCTGGCCGAAAGATCCGGCAACTCACACGACCCACATAGCAGCAGTTGCTTACAATTCCCTATTTCTTGGAGAGTTTATGCAGCCAGATTGGGATATGTTCCAT AGTGTTCATCCTATGGCGGACTATCACGGAGCAGCCCGTGCCGTGGGAGGCTGTGCTATATATGTCAG CGACAAGCCGGGTCAACACGACTTCGATCTTTTGAAGAAGCTCGTGCTCCCTGATGGCTCTGTTCTGAGAGCTAAGCTCCCCGGACGACCGACGAAGGATTGCCTATTTACGGATCCTGCTCGAGATGGAAAAAG TCTATTGAAGATTTGGAATTTGAATGATCATTCCGGAGTTCTTGGAGTGTTTAATTGCCAAGGAGCGGGATGGTGCAAGTACGAAAAGAAGAATCTCATTCATGACGAAAATCCCGACACAATCACGGGGGTTATTCGAGCAAAAGATGTTAGTTATCTATCAAAGATTGCAGGCGATTCTTCGACCGAGGATGCCGTGATGTTCTCCCATCTTCGAGGAGAAGTTGTCTACCTACCACGGGATGCATCGATGCCGATAACCTTGAAACCTCGGGAATACGATGTCTTTACCGTTGTTCCCGTCAAGGAACTGGCCAATGGTGTCAAGTTTGCTCCTATAGGTTTAATCAAGATGTTCAACTCGGGCGGAGCTGTGAAAGAATTGAACCATCGACTTGGAAGTTCGAATGTATCATTGAAAGTACGCGGTTCCGGGCCATTCGGGGCGTATTCCTCGAGCAAACCAAAGCGGGTGGCGGTCGACTCGGAGGACGTAGAGTTCATATTTGATGAGGGGACTGGTCTGATCACTGTTGACTTGAGGGTGCCAGAGAAAGAGTTGTATCTTTGGGACATTGGCATGGAACTATGA